In Terriglobales bacterium, the DNA window CTTGCCGGCGTAGCGCAATTCGGCCAGTTCCATGTCGGTGATCACGCCCGAGCGCCGCCACAGCCGCGCGAAGAAGAACACCGTCATCATGCCGCTGAAGGCCAGCGTCCACCACAGCCAGTTGCCGGCGATGCCGTACTTGTAGACGATGCCGGTGACCACCAGAGGGGTGTCGGCGCCGAAGGTGGTGGCCACCATGGAGGTCCCGGCCAGCCACCACGAGACCTCGCGCCCGCTCACGAAGTAGTCGCCCATCGAGGCCGAGGCGCGGCGGTAGTAATAGAGCCCGATGCCCAGGTTGACGGCGAAGTAAAGCGCGATGACCGCCCAGTCGGCGAATGTGAGTTGCATGGGGGAAGTTTCTAGTTTCTCGTTTCTAGTTTCTAAATCGCCCGATCACCCGATGGGCTCATTCCGGCCGATCGGTGATCACCTTGACCGGCGGCTTCTCCGGCTCCCTGCCCAGCCTTCCCGTCTCCCAGTCCTCCCAGTAGCCGAAGGTCTTCATCTGCTCGTCCAGGTGGGTACGCCGCAAGAGTTCCTCGATCTCGGCGCGCGACTGGCGCGGGCCCAGGCGCTCGGGCGCGTCGGCCAATTCGTAGATCAGCGCCGCCGTGATGGCCACGTGCTGGCGCAATGCGCCCAGATCCACCTTGTCGAAAGTATCGGAGCTGGCGTGATAGTTGGGCAGGTAATTGGCCTCCACCTGGTTGGCCACCAGGGTGGGGACGCCCTCCAGCAGGAAATCGAAGTTGTCGGTGCCGTAGAAGGCGTCGGTGGTCTGCTGGCCGGCGTGGAATGCCGACAAGGGCTGGGCCAGGCGGTCGAACTCCTGTGCTACGTCCTCGCGCCCGCCCAGCGACCACCCAGTGATCTGCCCCGTGCCTTCATCCAGGATGACGGCGGCCACGGCGTGGTCCAGCTCGTTGCGGTGGCGCACCACGTAGTCGTGCGAGCCCAGCGTGCCTTCCTCTTCCCCGGAGAAGAGCACGAAGCGGATAGAGCGGCGGGGCTTGACTCCGGCCGAGCGCAGCGCGCGCAGCACGTCGATGACCAGGGCGGCGTTGCAGCCGTTGTCGAGCGCGCCCGTGCCCAGTTCCCAGGAGTCGAGGTGCGCGCCCAGCAGCACCCACTCCTCGGGATGCTCGCTGCCTTCCAGCACCGCCACCACGTTGGCGGTGGGCGTGACCCCGCCGATCTTGTTGGGGATGGAGACCTGGGCCTCGACCGGCCCCTGGGCCAGCAGGCGGGAGATACGCAGGCCGTCCTCCCGCGCCAGCAGCAGCATGGGCAGCGGTGCGATGCGCCCGTCGAAGCTGCTGATGTGGCGGTAGAGCAGGTCGTGCTCGCGGGTGGAGAGGAAGGCGATGGCCGCCGCCCTGCCCGCCAGCGCGTTCTGCACGACGGCGGGAGTGCGCAGGTACTCGGCGAACAGGTCGTCCCAGGTCTTCATGGTCTCGGAGTGCACCAGCAGCACCGCGCCCGCGAGGTCGCCGGCCTTGGCGAAGTCCTCGGCGGTGCCATTGCCCACGTCCACGAAGCGCAGCTTGCGCGGCGCCAGGGCCGGGGCCCAGGCCAGGGAGACGGCGCGCACCCGGAAGCGGTCGGGGGCGACCACTTCCACCTGGGTGTCGCCCTCGGCCCAGGAAGTGGGCAGGGTGAACAGCTCGGTCGTGACCTTGTCGGCGCCGGCGGCCTGGAAGGCGCTCACGCCCCAGCCCACGGCGCGGTTCATGGCGGGCGTCCCCGGAATCCGCCCCCCGATCTGGTCGGTCAGGACCTCCAGGTTCTGTTCCAGCAGCGAGGGCTGCTGCGCGGCCTCGATCACGCGCCCCAGCGTGGCGGGGTCCTGGGCGGAGAGCGGAAGAGCGCAGAGCAGCAGGGCGCAAAGGGCAGCCAGCTTGCCTTTCATGGGCTGAGATTATAGAGGGGTTGTCCGCTTGCTGACTTGCTGATTTGGCGACTTGCTGATTCGCTCTTCAACTGGGTACTGAGTACCGAGTACTGAGTACTGTTCTACCGGGCGTCCAGTAGGGCCACGCTCTCGAGCACCACGTCGCCCACGATGCCCAGGCTGCGGGCGCTGAGCTTGTCCATGGTGTCCTGCCGGGTGTGCCAGAAGACGTTGCCGTAGCCGTAGTCGAAGTCGATGAGGTCGGCGACAGGGATGCCCGCGCGCGCCATGGGCAGGTGGTCGTCCTCCATGGTGGTGGTGCGGGCGTAAAAATGCGACTGGTAGCCCAGGCGCGAGGCAGCCTCGTACACCAGGTCCTCCAGCCAGGAGGTGGAGTTCTGGTCGCGCTCGATGTTCAAATCGGCGTCGCCTACCATGTCGAGCAGCAGGAAGGCCTTGATCTTCTTGGCGGTGCCGTCCTTGGCCCACTTTTCGGCCAAGTGACGGCTGCCGTAGGTGCTGTCCGTGTCCGACCACTGGCGCGTCGCCTCTTCCCCGTCCAGGAACACGATCCAGACGGAGTAGCCCTCCCGCTTCTTCCCCCGCAGGGCATCAGCGAGCGCCAGGGGCAGGCCGGTGGAAGAGCCGCCGTCGTTGGCGCCCACGAAGTTGGGCACGGTCAGGCAGGTGTCGTAGTGCCCGGCGATCACGATGATGCCGTCCTTGCTGCCGGGAAACTTGGCGATGAGGTTGCGCATGGGGAAGGCTCCCGCCGCAGTCTGCGCGGTGAAGGCGTCTTCCTCCAGGTCGTCGCTCTTGAGATGCGCGCGCAGGTAAGCTTCGAGTTTGCCGTGGGCGGCGCTGCCGATGGGGCGCGGCCCCAGGGCCACCACCTCGCGGGTGTATTCCAGGGCGCGGTTGGCGTCCACCTTGAGCGCGGGCGCGACCGGGGCGGCGGCGGCCGCGGTCTCAGACGCAGCCGGCGCAGCCGCACGCGGGGACTCGGAAGGCGCTTTCGCGGAAGGCTGGCTGCCGCCGCAGGCCAGCAGCAGCGTCAGCGGAAGAAGGAGCGGCAGCCGGCTCATTCTTGCGCCTTGCCGGCCGCGGCGGCGTCCTTGGCGGCGCGCTTCTCCGCCCGCTTCCGCCGCCGGCTGGGGTGCACCAGCCAGGCGATGCCGATGCTCAGCGCGTACAGCCCCACCATGGGCGCCGCGAACAGGCACATGTTCAGGATGTCGGTGGTCGGGGTCACGATGGCCGCGACGATGAAGATCCCCAGGATGGCGTAGCGGAAGTTGCGCCACATCCAGCCCGCGCTGATCACCCCCATCAGCGACAGGAAGAAGATCAGGATGGGCATCTCGAAGATCAGGCCCATGCCCACGATCAGGGTGAGGAACAGGTTGGTGTACTCGCTCACCGTGATCATGGGCCGGAACTGGCTGCTGAAGCCGATGAGGAAGTCCATGGCGGCGGGAAACACGATCACGTAGCCGAAGAACCCGCCGGTGACGAACAGCAGCACCGTGGAGAACAGGAAGGGGACGACGTAGCGCTTCTCGTGGCGATAGAGGCCGGGGGCGATGAACGCCCACACGTGGTAGAGCACCCAGGGCGAAGCCAGGAACAGCCCTGCGATGAGCGCGATCTTCAGGTAGACGTTGAAGGCCTCCACCGGGTGGGTGTAGACCAGTTGCTGGTCCAGCTTGTGGGCGGCCAGCACCTTCACGATGGGCGCCTGCATCAGATCGTAGATCTTCTCCACCTTCCACCAGGCCACGCCGAAGCCCACCCCGACCCCCACCAGCGACCACACGATGCGCCGGCGCAACTCCTCCAGGTGCTGCAGGAAGCTCATGGCGGGCATCTGGTCGCGGGGTTCGGGGGAGGCGGCGGGCGCCTCCGGGGCGGCGAGCTCAGGCATCGGGGGCCTTGGCGGGCGTGGAGGTCACGGGCAGGGCGTTGTCCGCCAGGTGGGGCTCGCCCAGGGAGCCGCTGGCGACGGCGCCCTCGGGGGGCGGCGTCAGCGACGCCGCGTTCACCACCGACTGCTTGGCGGCGGCAGCCTCCACCTCCAACTGCCGCATCTCCTCCTGCAACTGCGACTGGAACTCGTTCTTGGCGCGCCGGAACTCGCCCAGGAACTTGCCCACCTGCTTGCCGATCTCGGGCAGCTTCTTGGGCCCGAACAGCAGCAGGGCCAGGATGAAGATGAAGAGGATCTCGGAGAGGCCCAGGTCCATGGCAGCTTCATCATACCCGCCTTTCGAGGCACCCAGCAATCCGCCGAAGGTAAGGAAAGCCGTGCCTCCACGCCTGCCTCCGGACCTCCGGCATCCCCACGGAGCGGCCCCTCTCCGGGGCGGGGCGGCGCCCCAGCCGTGGTATACTCACCGAAATTCACTTGGTCGCCGCCGCCCCGCGGGCCGCGGCGAAAGGAAATCCCTACGATGGCCGGTGGTTCCCGTCGCTCTCTCTTCCTGGTAATCCTGGTTCTGCTCCTCTGTGGCGCCTTGGGCGCGGTCTTTGGCCAGCGCGTGGCTCCGGGCTCCGGCGATGCCCAGGTCAAGACCGACCTGCAGCAGTTTTCCACCGTCTACTCGGTGGTGGAGCAGAACTACGCCGACCCGCTCGACGCCGACAAGGCCATCTACGACGGCGCCATCCCGGGGATGCTGCGGGTGCTGGACCCGCACTCCAACTTCTTCGATCCCAAGGCCTACGGGCTGCTGCGCGAGGAGCAGAGCGGCCGGTACTATGGCGTGGGCATGAGCGTGGGCCCGCGCAACAACAAGGTCATCGTGATCGCGCCCTTCGTGGGCACGCCCGCCTATCGCGCCGGCATCCGTCCCGGCGACGTCATCGCGGCGGTGGACGGCAAGCCCACCGACAACCTCAGCGTCAGCGAAGTCGCCGACCTGCTGAAGGGGGCCAAGGGCACCATCGTACGCATCACCCTCCTGCGCGAGGGCTCCGACCAGCCCCTGCAGTTCACCGTCACCCGCGACGAGATTCCGCGCTACAGCGTGGACCTGAAGTTCCTGCTCCGCCCCGGCATCGGCTACCTGCACATCTCCGGCTTCAACGAGAACACCGAGGATGAGGTCGCCGACGCCCTGCAGCAGTTCGGCGACCTGAAGGGCCTGGTGCTGGACCTGCGCCAGAACCCCGGCGGCCTGCTCAACGAGGCCGTGGGTGTGGCCGACCAGTTCCTGCACAAGGGACAACTGGTGGTCTCGCATCACGGGCGCAGCAGCAGCGAGAAACGCTATTTCGCCACCCACGGCAACGGCGGCAAGGATTACCCCATCGTGGTGCTGGTCAACCGCGGCACCGCCTCCGCCGCCGAGATCCTGGCCGGCGCCATCCAGGACCACGACCGCGGCCTCATCGCGGGCGAGACCACCTTCGGCAAGGGCCTGGTGCAGACCGTCTACCCGCTCTCCGACAACACCGGGCTGGCCCTCACCACCGCCCGCTACTACACTCCCAGCGGCCGCCTCATCCAGCGCGACTACAGCAACGTCTCCTTCTACGATTACTACTTCAGCCCCGAAAAGGACGACCAGATCGCCAACCGCGAGGTGCGGCTCACCGACAGCGGGCGCACCGTCTACGGCGGCGGCGGCATCACCCCCGACGTCAAGCTCACCGACGCCAAGTCGAACCCCTTCCAGGAGGCGCTGCTCTCCCACTACGCCTTCTTCAACTTCGCCAAGCACTACATGATCAACCACACCGTCGGGCGGGACTTCAAGGTGGACGAGCAGGTGCTGAGCGAGTTCCACCGCTTCCTCGACGACCAGAAGATCGCCTACACCGAGGCCGACCTGGTGCAGAACGACGACTGGGTGCGCAACAACATCAAGAGCGAGCTGTTCATCTCCCAGTTCGGACAGCAGGCGGGCCTGCAGGTGCGTGCCGAGAGCGATCCCCAGGTGCTGCGCGCCCTGGAGCTGCTGCCCAAGGCCAAGGAGCTGGCCGACAACGCCCGCCGCATCGTCGCCGAGCGCGGCGGCAAGAGCAGTTCGCAGTAGCGTCCCCTGCATTCCCTCCCCGGCCCGCCGCGCGCGAGCCTGCGCTCTCTGCCCTGCCGACCTCCCCGGCGGAGACCGTGCTATACTCGCTTCCACCTGGACTCATCGCTGCGGGCGTCTCGAGCCGTAGCGCAGTCAGGAACTCGAGAGCCCGATGAGTGCTTCGTCCCGCCGTTCCCTCTTCTTAGTCCTGCTGGTCCTGCTGGCCTGCGGCTCCCTGGGGGCCCTGCTGGGGCAGCGTCTGGGCGCCTCCGGCGACGCCCAGGTCCGCGGCGACCTGCAGCAGTTCTCCACCGTCTATGCCTTGGTGGAGGAGAACTACGCCGACCCGGTGGACCCCGACAAGGCCATCTACAACGGGGCCATCCCGGGGATGCTGCGGGTGCTGGATCCGCACTCCGACTTCTTCGATCCCAAGGCCTTCAGCGCCCTTAACGAGGAGCAGCACGGCAAGTACTACGGCGTGGGCATGACGGTAGGCCCGCGCGACAGCCACATCATCGTGATCGCGCCCTTCGTGGGCACCCCCGCCTACCGCGCCGGCATCCGCCCCGGCGACGTCATCGTGGCCGTCGACGGCGTCTCCACGGACGGCATGGGCGTGCAGGAGGTCTCCGACCGCCTGCGCGGCGACAAGGGCACCACCGTCCACATCACCATCGCGCGCGACGGCGTCGACCATCCCCTGGAGTTCACTGTGGTGCGCGGCGAGATCCCGCGCAACAGCGTGGACGTCAAGTTCCTGCTGCGCCCCGGCATCGGCTACATCCACGTCTCCACCTTCAACAACCTCAACACCGCGGGCGAGGTGGCCGCCGCCCTGCAGGAGTTCGGGGAGCTGAAGGGCCTGGTGCTGGACCTGCGCGGCAATCCCGGCGGTATCGTCAACGAAGCCGTGGGCGTGGCCGACCAGTTCCTGCAGAAGGGCCAGGTGGTGGTCACCCAGCGCGGCCGCAGCAGTCCCGAGGTGGTGCTGCGCGCCCGCCACGGCGCCAGCGGCAAGGACTATCCCATCGTGGTGCTGGTCAACCGCGGCACCGCCTCCGCCGCCGAGATCTTCGCCGGCGCCATCCAGGACCATGACCGCGGCCTCATCGCGGGCGAGACCACCTTCGGCAAGGGCCTGGTGCAGAGCGTCTATCCCCTCTCCGACAACGCCGGGCTGGCCCTCACCACCGCCCGCTACTACACTCCCAGCGGCCGCCTCATCCAGCGCAACTACAACGGCGTGCCCACCTACGACTACTATCTCAACCTGGGCGACCAC includes these proteins:
- a CDS encoding M20/M25/M40 family metallo-hydrolase, with protein sequence MKGKLAALCALLLCALPLSAQDPATLGRVIEAAQQPSLLEQNLEVLTDQIGGRIPGTPAMNRAVGWGVSAFQAAGADKVTTELFTLPTSWAEGDTQVEVVAPDRFRVRAVSLAWAPALAPRKLRFVDVGNGTAEDFAKAGDLAGAVLLVHSETMKTWDDLFAEYLRTPAVVQNALAGRAAAIAFLSTREHDLLYRHISSFDGRIAPLPMLLLAREDGLRISRLLAQGPVEAQVSIPNKIGGVTPTANVVAVLEGSEHPEEWVLLGAHLDSWELGTGALDNGCNAALVIDVLRALRSAGVKPRRSIRFVLFSGEEEGTLGSHDYVVRHRNELDHAVAAVILDEGTGQITGWSLGGREDVAQEFDRLAQPLSAFHAGQQTTDAFYGTDNFDFLLEGVPTLVANQVEANYLPNYHASSDTFDKVDLGALRQHVAITAALIYELADAPERLGPRQSRAEIEELLRRTHLDEQMKTFGYWEDWETGRLGREPEKPPVKVITDRPE
- a CDS encoding M28 family peptidase, translating into MSRLPLLLPLTLLLACGGSQPSAKAPSESPRAAAPAASETAAAAAPVAPALKVDANRALEYTREVVALGPRPIGSAAHGKLEAYLRAHLKSDDLEEDAFTAQTAAGAFPMRNLIAKFPGSKDGIIVIAGHYDTCLTVPNFVGANDGGSSTGLPLALADALRGKKREGYSVWIVFLDGEEATRQWSDTDSTYGSRHLAEKWAKDGTAKKIKAFLLLDMVGDADLNIERDQNSTSWLEDLVYEAASRLGYQSHFYARTTTMEDDHLPMARAGIPVADLIDFDYGYGNVFWHTRQDTMDKLSARSLGIVGDVVLESVALLDAR
- the tatC gene encoding twin-arginine translocase subunit TatC, whose amino-acid sequence is MPELAAPEAPAASPEPRDQMPAMSFLQHLEELRRRIVWSLVGVGVGFGVAWWKVEKIYDLMQAPIVKVLAAHKLDQQLVYTHPVEAFNVYLKIALIAGLFLASPWVLYHVWAFIAPGLYRHEKRYVVPFLFSTVLLFVTGGFFGYVIVFPAAMDFLIGFSSQFRPMITVSEYTNLFLTLIVGMGLIFEMPILIFFLSLMGVISAGWMWRNFRYAILGIFIVAAIVTPTTDILNMCLFAAPMVGLYALSIGIAWLVHPSRRRKRAEKRAAKDAAAAGKAQE
- a CDS encoding twin-arginine translocase TatA/TatE family subunit, coding for MDLGLSEILFIFILALLLFGPKKLPEIGKQVGKFLGEFRRAKNEFQSQLQEEMRQLEVEAAAAKQSVVNAASLTPPPEGAVASGSLGEPHLADNALPVTSTPAKAPDA
- a CDS encoding S41 family peptidase, with amino-acid sequence MAGGSRRSLFLVILVLLLCGALGAVFGQRVAPGSGDAQVKTDLQQFSTVYSVVEQNYADPLDADKAIYDGAIPGMLRVLDPHSNFFDPKAYGLLREEQSGRYYGVGMSVGPRNNKVIVIAPFVGTPAYRAGIRPGDVIAAVDGKPTDNLSVSEVADLLKGAKGTIVRITLLREGSDQPLQFTVTRDEIPRYSVDLKFLLRPGIGYLHISGFNENTEDEVADALQQFGDLKGLVLDLRQNPGGLLNEAVGVADQFLHKGQLVVSHHGRSSSEKRYFATHGNGGKDYPIVVLVNRGTASAAEILAGAIQDHDRGLIAGETTFGKGLVQTVYPLSDNTGLALTTARYYTPSGRLIQRDYSNVSFYDYYFSPEKDDQIANREVRLTDSGRTVYGGGGITPDVKLTDAKSNPFQEALLSHYAFFNFAKHYMINHTVGRDFKVDEQVLSEFHRFLDDQKIAYTEADLVQNDDWVRNNIKSELFISQFGQQAGLQVRAESDPQVLRALELLPKAKELADNARRIVAERGGKSSSQ
- a CDS encoding S41 family peptidase, coding for MSASSRRSLFLVLLVLLACGSLGALLGQRLGASGDAQVRGDLQQFSTVYALVEENYADPVDPDKAIYNGAIPGMLRVLDPHSDFFDPKAFSALNEEQHGKYYGVGMTVGPRDSHIIVIAPFVGTPAYRAGIRPGDVIVAVDGVSTDGMGVQEVSDRLRGDKGTTVHITIARDGVDHPLEFTVVRGEIPRNSVDVKFLLRPGIGYIHVSTFNNLNTAGEVAAALQEFGELKGLVLDLRGNPGGIVNEAVGVADQFLQKGQVVVTQRGRSSPEVVLRARHGASGKDYPIVVLVNRGTASAAEIFAGAIQDHDRGLIAGETTFGKGLVQSVYPLSDNAGLALTTARYYTPSGRLIQRNYNGVPTYDYYLNLGDHASTANREVRLTDSGRTVYGGGGITPDVSLPQPKPDHLQQTLLQHYAFFNFAKSYLANRHVTRSFAVDENVLNDFRHFLQEQKIPYTEADLLQNLDWVKTNIKSDLFVSEFGQQVGLQVQAENDPEIQKAADLLPKAKELADNARRTVAQRQGREDSQ